From the genome of Spirochaeta lutea:
CGCAGGGTTGTATCAAGATCATCCAGAATAAAGAGTGCCCCTTCCTGCCGGCAGAGGGATTCTACCCGGGTGTACCAGGTTCCGTGGGGCATTACCGCGTGATCCGATGCGGGTTCCAGGTAGGGCGGCAGAAGTACTGCGGCGATTTTACCCCGATGACGCCGGAAAAGCTCTTCCAGGGCGGGTTCATCGCCGTAAACCAAGGTTTGGATCTGATCCGGGCCTAGGAGATTCAGGGGAAAGGTCCTCTGTCCGCTGAGGCAGAATGGGTAGGCGGTTTGCCGGGAGTCTCGGGGTAGGAGGATGAGGCGTTTACCGGTTTCCTGCCGAGCTAGGGCAACGGCCGCTTCCACTGCGCTGGTGCCGTCATGGGTTATGGCCGTCCAGGTTGTCCCCTGGATTGTTTCTGTCAATTTCTGGGCGAGGGTGATTGTAAGGCTGGACGGTTCGGGAAGACGGTCCAAGCAGCCGGCTTCAAAGGCATCCGAAGGGCTCCCCCCTGCCCGACTGGCGGCCTTGGGGGTGTCGCTTTTCACCTCGCCCCGGAGCGCCCCATCCGGATTCTGCAGCCCGGTACACGGCTGGTAAAACCTGGTACCCCCGAAACCGAGGATAGCGGATCCCTCCCCGCTGGTAAAATCGATGTAATCCTTGCCGGTGGTATCCTTGAAACGGCAGCCCGAGGCGCTTGTAATGATGAGGGGATGGATACTGAGCCCACTGAAATTTGCGGCCGAAAGACCGTTAGGTAGGGGATTCCCATTCTCCTGAGCCCTGGATTGCTGAGAAATCCCGGGGGTTCCCAGAGCATCATCCCCCCTCTTGGTCGGGTTAGCCCCGGATACGGGGTTTGGTTGGACGGTGTGGTGCGGGGGCACCTGGGGCCTTCGGCTGTTCTGCATCCGATCCTCCTTGAACCCGAATCGCCGAGCGGTTCAGGGTTCGCCCGGGGGCATACCTCTATTGTTACACAGTTTTGACGGGCTTAACAGGGTTGGAGAAAAAAACTTCCGAGTACTCCGGGAGGAGAAGCAGCACGCCCCGGGCCACGAAATGAATTCGACCCGGGGCGGCATTAATAGGTTCCAGGGACAGCCATGTGCCCCTTCGTATCGGTTTTCGGCGGTTTTGCTTAGAATCCCAGCACGAGGATTCCCCCGGGCTGAAGGTCCATATCCACCGTCTCCGGACTGGACATCTCGATGCCTGCCCGGTCGGTGAGGAGGATTTGGCTGTCCTGGGGAGAAAATCCGAGTGTATCAGAACCCACGGATAGTTTGCGGGAAACGCTTGCTAGGCTTATGACTACTAGGGTGCTGTCGGCACTGCTTGTCCGACGTACCATGAGTACACTCCCGGCTGTTGACACTACCTGCCAATCTCCCCTGCGAAGACTCTCCCGCTCCGACCGCAGGGCGGTAAGCTCCCTTACCAGATTGAGAAGGGATGCCGGGTCGGCTTCCTGGTCCGCGACGAGGCTCCACTCCAGGGGCTGGCGGTGTCTTCGGTCCTCATGGCTCTGACCGGCATACTGATCTGCATCGGCCTGCCCCACCTCGTTCCCGTAGTAGATAAAGGGTGTTCCCACGCCAAGTAATTGAGCCGCGGTTACAGCACGCACCATCTGAACCGAGTGACGGCTGCCGGGACGTATAACCACATTATCATGGTTGGAGAGGAAGGTGCCCATGCGGGCTTCCGGGTTCAGGGACTCTACCGCCCAGGAGAAATGACTGTTAATCATGGCGATATTCCGGTCGTTGAGAGCATACGCCGATGGAAAATCCAGGGTCATGTGGAAGGCTGTTTTTTGGTCTTTCACCATGTAGGATTCGAGGCTGGAGCGGTCACTGGTCCAGTTCTCCGCCACCATCATCTTATGCAGGGGCCGTCCCTGGCCGTCGGTATGGCTGCTGTAGGCATCCAGAATCTGGGAACGCAGCGCCTGGTAGTACCGGAAGGTTTCAGCCTGGTCTTCATAGCCGCCCCGGATCATTCCAGGATCCTCGTACAGGTATTTCACTGCATCTACCCGCATACCGTCAAATCCCCGATTCAGCCAGAAAATCGCCACATTCGTCATGGCATCTTTGGCAGCCTGATTGCGGTAGTTTATATCAGGCATCCCCGACCAGAATACACCGTAATAGTAGCTGCCAGCAGCGTATTCATGGAGTACCTGCTGACCCCAGGGACCGCTTCCTGCCTGGGACGTATCATGCCAGACAAACCAGCCATCCTTGCCATCCCGTCCCTTAGCCGAATCCTGGAACCAGGGATGCTTGTTCGAAACATGGTTCGGTACAAAATCGAAGATGACCCTAATACCGCGGTCATGGGCCTGGGCGAGAAGGTGATCTACATCGGCCAGGGTGCCAAACCGAGGATCAACCCGGTAATGATCCGTAGTATCGTACATGTGCAGATTGATTGCCTCGCTGGCACTTTCAAAAAAGGGTGACAGCCAGAGAGCGGTTACACCCAAATCGGCCAGATAATCCAGCTTCTCAGTAATACCCGGGATATCCCCTACCCCGTCACCGTCCGAATCGTTAAATGCATTGACCCAAATATGGTAGAACACTGCATCCCGGTACCAGTCCCGGGTGTCGGATCCAAGACTGGTTTCTGCTACCGGCTGGATCTGCTCAAGATCCTCAAAGGTTTCCGGAGACGGTGAGGTGTGGAACTGAAATTCATCCCCGGCAGGCTTATCTAAGCCGGGGGTGACGCATCCCCCCAGAAAAGCCATGACCCCGAGAACCAATAGAACCGCCCAGATATCGGCGGTCCCCCGTTTGAGATTGTTCATGTGTACCCCCTTGTACGGGATTACCATACATGGGATCGGCGCTTCTATCCAGCCCCCAGCACTTCTATCCAGCCCCCAGCACTTCTATCCAGCCCTTGGTGCTTCTATCCAGCCCTTGGCGGTGACCGCTAGCTCCATCACGGAATCCGCGTCGACACGCCTGCTGTTCTATCCATTAGTTGCTGCTTTGGGGAATCGGGGTAGGCATCCGTGGCTTCTCGCCCCCAGGCCCCTTCCCGCCAAAAAAAAGCCCCGCTGCCATGAGCGGGGCTTTGTATACCACCGGCTTGAGCCGGTATCAATCGTTTCGGGGTGGCGGGTGGTTAACCGGCCCGCTGTTCCCGGTTCATATTGAAACTGTCCTTCCTCCCTGGCTTGGCACTCTTTCGTCCCTTGGACGGATACGGACGGTCATTCCAGGATTTCTGCTTTTTTGAGCGTCTGGGTTGTTTCGCCCCGCTCTGGTCGGATGAGGTTTTCTGTACAAGAATGGGCTGGCCCTGAATTTGCATGGTCGCCATTGCCTTGGGCAGATCCCGAGCGAATTGCTGATCCACCTCGAGATAGCTGCTGCCATTCGAAATGCGGATCTTCCCGACCTCAACCCGGTCTTGGGGGAAGCAGTTGTTCAAAATACCGATGATCCGGGCGGGAGTAAGGCCATCAGCGGCACCAAGGGGCATGGTGAAGCCTTGGAATGTGGAGTTCCGGTTTTCCCGGGGTGATTCGAATGGCCGATCGCCCCGACGGCCCCGGCTTGTCCGGTCGCTGGAACCCCGCTGATTGCGGCCTCTGGCTTTGGAATCACCTTCCTGGACATTCAAATCCTCTGAATCCGCATAGTGGTGCTGAAGCCGCCCCAGCTCTTCCTGGGCTAGGCGCGCGATGAGGGTGCGCCGGTCAAGGGACTCAAGGCGTGATTCGAAATCCGAGAGCATTAGTTCGATGTCCGGCGAAATCTCCAGGGGTTTTGCCAAGGATTCAACCATGGCGTCCATCCGAGCCACGATAATATCCTTACCTACGGGGATCGGAATCCTCATAATCGGCCTGCCCATACCGCGTTCAATAGCACGGAGCCGCCCGAATTCCTTACTATGAATGATGGAAACACAGACCCCGTCCTTTCCGGCGCGCCCGGTCCGGCCGCTGCGGTGAACATAGGTTTCGGGATCATCGGGGAGCTGGTAATTAATCACATGGGTGAGCTCGTTGACATCCAACCCCCGGGCTGCCACATCGGTAGCCGCCAGAATCTGGAGACGGCCCGAACGGAAGCGTGCCATGGTCTGATCGCGCTGGATCTGGCTATGGTCACCGTGCAGACTCTCGGCATCGTAGCCGTCCCGTACCAGATGATCACAGACCTCCTGGGTCTCCCGCTTGGTTCGGCAGAATACGATCCCGTAGATGTCCGGATGAAAATCAAGGAACCGGCGCAAGGCGGCGTAGCGGTCCCGGGCTCTGGCAACCATGTACTCGTGGCGGACGGTTTCCGCCCCCTTCAGCCCCTTGGAAGCGCCCTCCTGGCCGGTTTTAATGGTCTGGGGATCCTTCATGTAGGTGGCGGCAATACGGGCGATGTCGTTGGGCATGGTAGCGGAGAACAGCAGGGTGGTCCGGCTTGCAGGGGTCTGGCCAAGGATAACATCGAGATCATCCTTAAAGCCCATATTGAGCATCTCATCGGCCTCATCCAAAACGAGGAATTCCAATGCGGATACATCCAGGGCGCCTCTACCCATGAGGTCGATTACCCGGCCGGGGGTGCCTACCACAATCTGGGCACCGGCCCGGAGCGCCCGGATCTGGGCAACGATACCCGCACCTCCGTAAATGGCTGCAACCGAAAGCCCGGGGATGTTAAGGGAGAAGCGTTCCAGATCCCTGGCGATCTGCAGGGCGAGCTCCCGGGTGGGGCTCAAAATCAGGGTTTGTACCCTGGGGAGTTCGGGCTTTGCGTAGTGAATCACCGGCAGTCCGAAGGCTGCGGTTTTACCTGTTCCGGTTTGGGCCAGGGCCAGCAGATCCTTGGGCCCCTCTTCCAACAGGGCAGGAATTGCCTGGGCCTGGATGGGTGTAGGTTCAGTGAACCCAAGACCCTCGAGGGCCTGGAGAACTTCGGGCTTCAGCCCGGTCTGAGAAAATGTCATAATCGTCCTTTTGACAGACCGGTAGAATCCCCTTCACCCCAGGGATTGGCGGCCCGCCGCTTATGGTGTAGTTGAGCATCCTGGAAGATACCGGGACTACTCTATGCTGATGTGATTTTTCAGTCTGATTTCATTAACACTGCATCAGGGGGGAAGGTATAAAAAAGATCAGCCGTTATTGGTCCGTAGCATACTCCAGCATACGGTACCTCGGGGCGGAACTTCTACAAACCTCATGGTTCTGGGTGTCCAGAATTCTTATTGTGTGGGCTCCGCTGTATGCCAACCCAAAAAACTTTTGTAATTGGCTCAGGTTTTATCCCACGGATAGGAATAAATGTCAACTCACCCGTGAACCCGGTTCCACCTGAGTCATGCAGAATTCGATAATTTCTTGATTTTTGCTGTTAAAGGGTGCATATTTTAAGGGGGTTGGGACGGCTGTCAAAGGCTTGTACTACCCCGGGGTTCGATTTGAACCGGGTTATACCGGGTGTTGCAATAGAGCCCTGCATGTAAAAAAAAAGCTGCGGTATTTCTAAGCGTGCACTGCTTATGGGAGGGGTTATACCGGAGGAGGCGTTTATGACTAACACGAACTCACATCCGGATTCCCAAGGGATCGCGGTTCTTTCCACTGCTGATTTTATTCTGAGTCTTGAAGCCCTGGCAGCCAATGCCAGTACCGCTACACCGGTAATCCTTGCAGCCTGCTGTTTCCCCGGCGGGGGACTCCGCCGGAGGCTCTCCCGCTTTGACGATCTCCTGAGGAAACAGCGTTTCATAACATCGGGGCTGGGTGAGGTGATGCCGGCCCAGTGTATCTTCGGGCAGATAAGTTCCGATGTGTACATGGCAGCCTGGCGGGATACCAAACAACAGCCCGGAGACCTGGAGCTTGTTCTGGATACCATCCGTGGGCGACTCCTGGAACTTGGGCAGATTAATCCATCCCTCACCCCGGGAAAGTTCCGCCTCGGCTGCGCTCAATATCCCCTCCAGGGGAAAACCGTGCTGGAAACCGCCGATATCCTCACCGGGGCCATTTCCATGTCAGACTTTTCCCTGGATAACATCATATTGAACCAAGAACCCCGGGTCATCCAGCGTCTGTCCGAGGAGTACCGGCTGATTGACCAGCTTCCCATGGCCCTGTCCCACAATTTGCTATACATGGTAGCCCAGCCGGTGATGAATCTCACCACGGGGCAGCCGGTGAGTTTAGAGCTCCTGGCCCGGTGGTTTGATCCGGAAACCGGGTTTGTAAGCCCGGACCACTTCGTTCATATCGCAGATAAGCTGGGATTGAGCGAACTACTTATTGAGAAAAGCCTGTCTGCTGCGGGAGCATTGGCAAAGGTCTTCCAATTACAAAACCTGCCGCTCCCGCTAATGACCATCAATGTAACCATGGCTGATCTGGTCCGGAAGGATTTCTGTCCGTGGTTCTTCCGCCGGGTAGATCACTGGAATGCTCCTGTGGACCGGCTGGGCCTGGAGATATCCGGCAGGGTGGATTCCTGGCCACATTACAGCACCGTTGCCAATTTGCGCACCCTGCAGGAAAGCGGCATTGAAATCATCCTCGATGATTTTGGCAGCGGCCCGAATAACTACGAGTCGGTTTGGTTTCTTCAACCCAGCAGGGTGAAGCTATCCCAGCGTTTCACCCGGGAATTAATCAAGGGAAACCTGGAA
Proteins encoded in this window:
- a CDS encoding alpha-amylase family glycosyl hydrolase; protein product: MNNLKRGTADIWAVLLVLGVMAFLGGCVTPGLDKPAGDEFQFHTSPSPETFEDLEQIQPVAETSLGSDTRDWYRDAVFYHIWVNAFNDSDGDGVGDIPGITEKLDYLADLGVTALWLSPFFESASEAINLHMYDTTDHYRVDPRFGTLADVDHLLAQAHDRGIRVIFDFVPNHVSNKHPWFQDSAKGRDGKDGWFVWHDTSQAGSGPWGQQVLHEYAAGSYYYGVFWSGMPDINYRNQAAKDAMTNVAIFWLNRGFDGMRVDAVKYLYEDPGMIRGGYEDQAETFRYYQALRSQILDAYSSHTDGQGRPLHKMMVAENWTSDRSSLESYMVKDQKTAFHMTLDFPSAYALNDRNIAMINSHFSWAVESLNPEARMGTFLSNHDNVVIRPGSRHSVQMVRAVTAAQLLGVGTPFIYYGNEVGQADADQYAGQSHEDRRHRQPLEWSLVADQEADPASLLNLVRELTALRSERESLRRGDWQVVSTAGSVLMVRRTSSADSTLVVISLASVSRKLSVGSDTLGFSPQDSQILLTDRAGIEMSSPETVDMDLQPGGILVLGF
- a CDS encoding DEAD/DEAH box helicase; translation: MTFSQTGLKPEVLQALEGLGFTEPTPIQAQAIPALLEEGPKDLLALAQTGTGKTAAFGLPVIHYAKPELPRVQTLILSPTRELALQIARDLERFSLNIPGLSVAAIYGGAGIVAQIRALRAGAQIVVGTPGRVIDLMGRGALDVSALEFLVLDEADEMLNMGFKDDLDVILGQTPASRTTLLFSATMPNDIARIAATYMKDPQTIKTGQEGASKGLKGAETVRHEYMVARARDRYAALRRFLDFHPDIYGIVFCRTKRETQEVCDHLVRDGYDAESLHGDHSQIQRDQTMARFRSGRLQILAATDVAARGLDVNELTHVINYQLPDDPETYVHRSGRTGRAGKDGVCVSIIHSKEFGRLRAIERGMGRPIMRIPIPVGKDIIVARMDAMVESLAKPLEISPDIELMLSDFESRLESLDRRTLIARLAQEELGRLQHHYADSEDLNVQEGDSKARGRNQRGSSDRTSRGRRGDRPFESPRENRNSTFQGFTMPLGAADGLTPARIIGILNNCFPQDRVEVGKIRISNGSSYLEVDQQFARDLPKAMATMQIQGQPILVQKTSSDQSGAKQPRRSKKQKSWNDRPYPSKGRKSAKPGRKDSFNMNREQRAG
- a CDS encoding aminotransferase class III-fold pyridoxal phosphate-dependent enzyme, which translates into the protein MQNSRRPQVPPHHTVQPNPVSGANPTKRGDDALGTPGISQQSRAQENGNPLPNGLSAANFSGLSIHPLIITSASGCRFKDTTGKDYIDFTSGEGSAILGFGGTRFYQPCTGLQNPDGALRGEVKSDTPKAASRAGGSPSDAFEAGCLDRLPEPSSLTITLAQKLTETIQGTTWTAITHDGTSAVEAAVALARQETGKRLILLPRDSRQTAYPFCLSGQRTFPLNLLGPDQIQTLVYGDEPALEELFRRHRGKIAAVLLPPYLEPASDHAVMPHGTWYTRVESLCRQEGALFILDDLDTTLRLSLHGSHAYFGAHPDLICLGSTLANGLPMGVLLGTKALESAGSRIPREFFHPVNTASISAALGTLETLGSQNHMEILQLRGQSLRRGLHEIAGEAGLSLSITGPPAVPSIRIAGDPQGLLNPSLSRHCISQGVYLAPHRGTFLSLAHNEADLELAMERLGPAFANFARENSLS
- a CDS encoding EAL domain-containing protein gives rise to the protein MTNTNSHPDSQGIAVLSTADFILSLEALAANASTATPVILAACCFPGGGLRRRLSRFDDLLRKQRFITSGLGEVMPAQCIFGQISSDVYMAAWRDTKQQPGDLELVLDTIRGRLLELGQINPSLTPGKFRLGCAQYPLQGKTVLETADILTGAISMSDFSLDNIILNQEPRVIQRLSEEYRLIDQLPMALSHNLLYMVAQPVMNLTTGQPVSLELLARWFDPETGFVSPDHFVHIADKLGLSELLIEKSLSAAGALAKVFQLQNLPLPLMTINVTMADLVRKDFCPWFFRRVDHWNAPVDRLGLEISGRVDSWPHYSTVANLRTLQESGIEIILDDFGSGPNNYESVWFLQPSRVKLSQRFTRELIKGNLEPDTEPEHQGHSHFEIIHRLTETIGVSVIAKGVEEEIQVQSLQDGGFIYAQGNFFSEPLDLEKVADWVGRLSLPGAAGSLPGGMEDQTDSLLSLFSDEELY